The Athene noctua chromosome 11, bAthNoc1.hap1.1, whole genome shotgun sequence genome has a segment encoding these proteins:
- the YIPF6 gene encoding protein YIPF6, with protein sequence MAAAEGSGGAGGSLFAGLADVSISEDIPVEGEITVPVASRSPDEDFSTLDEPVKDTIMRDLKAVGKKFVHVMYPKKSSALLRDWDLWGPLVLCVSLALMLQGGSADSKDDGGPQFAEVFVIIWFGAVVITLNSKLLGGTISFFQSLCVLGYCVLPLTVAMLVCRLVLLAGSGTVSFVIRLIVVVAMFGWSTLASTAFLADSQPPNRKALVVYPIFLFYFVISWMILTFTPQ encoded by the exons atggcggcggcggaggggagcggcggcgccggggggtcCTTG TTTGCAGGTCTTGCGGATGTGTCGATATCTGAAGATATTCCGGTGGAAGGGGAGATAACGGTTCCTGTCGCGTCTCGCTCTCCTGATGAAGACTTCTCCACGCTGGACGAGCCTGTTAAGGACACTATT ATGAGAGATCTGAAGGCCGTTGGGAAGAAATTTGTCCATGTCATGTATCCGAAGAAGAGCAGTGCACTCCTCAGAGACT GGGATCTTTGGGGCCCTTTGGTGCTTTGTGTCTCGCTTGCACT GATGCTTCAGGGTGGATCAGCAGATAGTAAAGACGATGGAGGGCCCCAGTTTGCTGAGGTCTTTGTCATCATCTGGTTTGGTGCCGTTGTCATCACGCTGAACTCAAAGCTTCTCGGAGGGACTAT ATCCTTTTTCCAGAGCCTGTGCGTTCTGGGTTACTGTGTGCTGCCCCTGACCGTGGCCATGCTGGTGTGCAGGCTGGTGCTGCTGGCGGGTTCTGGCACCGTCAGCTTCGTTATACGTCTGATCGTGGTAGTCGCCATGTTCGGCTGGTCCACGTTAG CATCTACAGCTTTCCTGGCGGACAGTCAGCCACCGAACCGCAAAGCCCTTGTCGTGTACCCCATCTTCCTCTTCTACTTTGTCATCAGCTGGATGATTCTCACCTTCACACCCCAGTGA